A window of Halobellus sp. LT62 contains these coding sequences:
- a CDS encoding 2Fe-2S iron-sulfur cluster-binding protein, translating to MTDYTVEFVGTGETIEVSDKQTILKACIDAGIAQEYSCRVGMCLACSAEIVEGEVAQPAARGLTDEERENYALTCMARPQSDLKLDRGVYPPSIEQEAADAAAAADDD from the coding sequence ATGACTGACTACACCGTCGAGTTCGTTGGCACCGGCGAGACGATCGAAGTGTCAGACAAGCAGACGATTCTGAAGGCGTGTATCGATGCGGGAATCGCCCAAGAGTACTCCTGCCGCGTCGGGATGTGTCTGGCCTGCTCCGCCGAGATCGTCGAGGGCGAGGTCGCCCAGCCCGCCGCCCGCGGGCTCACCGACGAGGAGCGCGAGAACTACGCGCTGACGTGTATGGCCCGTCCGCAGAGCGATCTGAAGCTCGACCGCGGCGTCTATCCGCCGAGCATCGAACAGGAAGCGGCCGACGCTGCCGCTGCAGCCGACGACGACTGA
- a CDS encoding universal stress protein, with the protein MYDNILVPTDGSVASEGAVGHAIELAKQYDATLHALYVVDTGAYSAMEVGSDIVVEALREEGEQAVARVAKEAEAAGIAVETAVETGIAHRSIVEYVETEGIDLVVMGTHGRTGVGRFLLGSVAEKVVRTADAPVMTVRSQEEETEE; encoded by the coding sequence ATGTACGATAATATCCTCGTTCCGACGGACGGCAGTGTCGCCAGCGAGGGGGCGGTCGGACACGCCATCGAACTCGCGAAACAGTACGACGCCACGCTCCACGCGCTGTACGTCGTCGATACCGGTGCGTACTCGGCGATGGAGGTCGGCTCGGACATCGTCGTCGAGGCGCTCCGAGAGGAGGGAGAGCAGGCCGTCGCGCGCGTGGCCAAAGAGGCCGAGGCGGCGGGTATCGCCGTCGAAACGGCCGTCGAGACCGGAATCGCTCACCGATCGATCGTCGAATACGTCGAAACCGAGGGGATCGATCTCGTCGTGATGGGGACGCACGGCCGGACCGGCGTCGGTCGGTTCCTCCTCGGGAGCGTCGCGGAGAAAGTCGTCAGAACCGCCGACGCACCGGTGATGACCGTCCGGTCCCAAGAGGAAGAAACCGAAGAGTGA
- a CDS encoding flippase activity-associated protein Agl23, with protein MSGEGDAASTDSWPTVAPSVIASGVSSTASALRRDPALVAVLAIAALGLALRVIGLGGRPFHWDEARLGYWALRYLETGAYQYRPVAGGPLLYHLDRALFALLGVSEWVARLPVAVLGGALPLVALLFRDRFDDLETVLLAALLTFQPSLLYYSRFLRGDVPLALFGLAFVGFAVRAWDRRSRRDAYAAAVALPLAASASGFVAGYLLCWLLAWALVVDQRSVAGDRGASGRETIAALRARLSGSATPAARVGLLATGVTALLFAPRSGPGVDVGLTDLSTFHLAIYEGTVGAVRRFVGVRIIHREPEGVHAFLPYVGDAFGLLTSLALPVLLLGLAGTLWTRYAAARRPLVEGAGYWGLAAIVAFPTISEVSAPWTLVHVVLPLTIPAAVILAAVVRRAVAAASGAGDGTAPRVDAGTGFDVDGGTVVAIALVALAIVAQTGAVTAGDVYGPFDRSNELAQFAQPADDLEPLASAARDAADGDRSTAEVLYVGSAYHVFDERTTRAPPVPDQWGNRLPLPWYVESAGADAASTENVSTFDAEYANGSAPPIVVADSEHRNALSERLGADYAAATYRLGLWNREVAVFVANAS; from the coding sequence ATGTCTGGCGAGGGCGACGCCGCGTCCACCGATTCTTGGCCAACGGTCGCCCCGTCGGTCATCGCGTCCGGCGTCTCGTCTACCGCATCGGCGCTCCGGCGCGATCCGGCCCTCGTCGCTGTGCTCGCGATCGCAGCTCTCGGCTTGGCGCTCCGCGTGATCGGCCTCGGCGGGCGGCCGTTCCACTGGGACGAGGCGCGCCTCGGGTACTGGGCGCTTCGCTACCTCGAAACCGGCGCGTACCAGTACCGCCCCGTCGCGGGCGGCCCGCTGCTGTATCATCTCGATCGCGCGCTTTTTGCCCTACTCGGCGTCTCCGAGTGGGTCGCTCGACTCCCAGTCGCAGTGCTTGGTGGCGCGCTTCCGCTCGTCGCGCTGCTCTTTCGCGACCGTTTCGACGACCTCGAAACGGTCCTCTTGGCCGCGCTCTTGACGTTCCAACCGTCTCTCCTCTATTACTCGCGGTTCCTCCGCGGCGACGTCCCGCTCGCGCTCTTCGGACTCGCGTTCGTCGGCTTCGCGGTGCGCGCGTGGGACCGACGGAGCCGACGCGACGCCTATGCCGCCGCCGTCGCGCTGCCGCTCGCCGCCTCGGCGTCGGGGTTCGTCGCTGGCTATCTGCTCTGTTGGCTCCTCGCGTGGGCGCTCGTCGTCGACCAGCGGAGCGTCGCGGGCGACCGCGGCGCGAGCGGTCGAGAGACGATCGCGGCGCTCCGGGCGCGGTTGTCGGGGAGTGCAACGCCCGCGGCCCGCGTCGGACTGCTCGCGACCGGCGTGACCGCCCTGCTTTTCGCACCCCGATCGGGGCCGGGTGTCGACGTCGGCCTCACCGACCTGTCGACGTTCCACCTCGCGATCTACGAGGGGACGGTCGGTGCCGTTCGTCGGTTTGTCGGCGTCCGGATCATCCACCGGGAGCCGGAGGGGGTACACGCGTTCCTCCCGTACGTCGGTGACGCGTTCGGCCTCCTCACGTCGCTGGCGCTACCGGTGCTCCTGTTGGGACTCGCGGGGACGCTGTGGACGCGGTACGCCGCAGCGCGTCGACCGCTCGTCGAGGGCGCGGGCTACTGGGGGTTGGCCGCAATCGTCGCGTTTCCCACGATATCAGAAGTGTCGGCCCCGTGGACGCTGGTTCACGTCGTTCTGCCGCTGACGATCCCCGCGGCAGTGATACTCGCGGCGGTCGTTCGGCGGGCCGTCGCCGCCGCATCAGGGGCGGGCGACGGGACGGCACCCCGCGTCGATGCCGGGACAGGATTCGATGTCGACGGCGGAACGGTCGTCGCCATCGCGCTCGTCGCCCTCGCCATCGTGGCCCAGACGGGTGCGGTCACCGCCGGCGACGTGTACGGTCCCTTTGATCGGAGCAACGAACTGGCGCAGTTCGCACAACCCGCCGACGACCTCGAACCGCTGGCGTCGGCCGCCCGAGACGCTGCGGACGGCGACCGCTCGACCGCCGAGGTACTCTACGTCGGATCGGCGTACCACGTCTTCGACGAGCGAACGACCCGCGCGCCGCCGGTTCCCGACCAGTGGGGCAACCGCCTCCCGCTCCCGTGGTACGTCGAGTCGGCGGGTGCGGACGCGGCGAGCACGGAGAACGTCTCGACGTTCGACGCCGAGTACGCGAACGGGTCGGCACCGCCCATCGTCGTCGCCGACTCCGAACACCGCAACGCGCTCTCCGAGCGACTCGGTGCCGACTACGCGGCGGCGACCTATCGGCTGGGACTGTGGAACCGCGAAGTCGCCGTGTTCGTCGCCAACGCGTCGTAA
- a CDS encoding transcription initiation factor IIB — protein MERSRRQRQREQETEQIDDEQVVCPECESENIVTDADQGELVCDDCGLVLDERQIDRGPEWRAFNHSERQSKSRVGAPITETMHDRGLTTTIDWKDKDAYGRSLSSEKRSQMHRLRKWQERIRTKDAGERNLQFALSEIDRMASALGVPRSVREVASVIYRRALNEDLIRGRSIEGVATSALYAACRQEGIPRSLDEVAEVSRVPQKEIGRTYRYISQELGLELKPVDPKQFVPRFASSLGLSEEVQSKATEIIDVSAEQGLLSGKSPTGFAAAAIYAASLLCNEKKTQREVADVAQVTEVTIRNRYQEQIEAMGFR, from the coding sequence ATGGAACGTTCGCGTCGTCAGCGCCAGCGAGAGCAGGAGACCGAACAGATAGACGACGAACAGGTCGTCTGTCCGGAATGCGAGTCCGAGAACATCGTCACGGACGCCGACCAGGGAGAGTTGGTCTGCGACGACTGCGGACTGGTGTTGGACGAGCGGCAGATCGACCGCGGTCCGGAGTGGCGGGCGTTCAACCACTCCGAGCGGCAGTCGAAGTCCCGCGTGGGCGCGCCGATCACGGAGACGATGCACGACCGCGGGCTGACGACGACGATCGACTGGAAGGACAAAGACGCTTACGGCCGGTCGCTCTCCTCGGAGAAACGCTCGCAGATGCACCGCCTCCGGAAGTGGCAGGAGCGAATCCGGACGAAGGACGCGGGCGAGCGCAACCTCCAATTTGCGCTTTCGGAGATCGACCGGATGGCTTCGGCGCTCGGGGTACCACGGTCGGTACGGGAGGTCGCCTCCGTCATCTACCGCCGCGCGCTCAACGAGGACCTCATCCGCGGGCGGTCCATCGAGGGCGTCGCCACCTCCGCGCTCTACGCCGCCTGTCGACAGGAGGGCATCCCGCGCTCGCTCGACGAGGTCGCGGAGGTCTCTCGGGTCCCCCAGAAGGAGATCGGACGGACGTACCGCTACATCTCCCAAGAGCTCGGTCTCGAACTGAAGCCCGTCGATCCCAAGCAGTTCGTCCCCCGCTTCGCCTCCTCACTCGGGCTGAGCGAGGAAGTCCAATCGAAGGCGACCGAGATCATCGACGTCTCGGCCGAACAGGGACTGCTCTCCGGCAAGTCGCCGACCGGCTTCGCCGCGGCCGCGATCTACGCCGCATCGCTGCTCTGCAACGAGAAGAAAACGCAGCGCGAGGTCGCCGACGTCGCGCAGGTGACCGAGGTCACCATCCGCAACCGGTATCAAGAGCAGATCGAAGCGATGGGATTCCGCTAA
- a CDS encoding lamin tail domain-containing protein, translating to MRRVSLAVILLVVSAGCITGTPALDDEASNGTTAGPTAVPSEESPVDGVRVTVTEVVDGDTMHVAYANGSRETVRLLGVDTPETFSENDPSDFEGVPETEAGVACLGRAGEAASAYAVDRLEGESITLVFDEESDRRGYYGRLLAYVYVDGASFNHDLLREGHARVYPSTFTERERYERTEAEAREARRGLWSCIDDTSAAMTDSPATTDSPATETAMADGGGPLVVSEIHEDAAGNDNENLNDEYLVFRNVADRELDLSGWTVVDAADHEYTFPEGTTLAPDAELTVRTGSGTDTDSTVFWGADRAIWNNDGDVVVVRDASGSTVVRRSY from the coding sequence ATGCGCCGCGTCTCACTCGCCGTCATACTTCTCGTCGTCTCCGCCGGGTGCATCACCGGGACGCCCGCACTCGACGACGAGGCGTCGAACGGGACGACGGCGGGTCCGACGGCAGTTCCGAGCGAGGAATCGCCCGTTGACGGCGTCCGCGTGACGGTCACGGAGGTCGTCGACGGCGACACGATGCACGTCGCGTACGCGAATGGATCGCGCGAAACCGTCCGACTGCTCGGAGTCGACACGCCGGAGACCTTCTCGGAAAACGACCCGTCGGACTTCGAGGGCGTCCCCGAGACGGAGGCGGGGGTGGCGTGTCTCGGCCGCGCCGGTGAGGCGGCGTCGGCCTACGCAGTCGACCGATTGGAGGGTGAGAGCATCACGCTCGTCTTCGACGAGGAGTCCGACCGCCGAGGCTACTACGGACGGCTGCTGGCGTACGTCTACGTCGACGGGGCGTCGTTCAACCACGACCTGCTTCGGGAGGGCCACGCCCGCGTGTACCCGAGTACCTTTACCGAACGTGAACGCTACGAGCGGACCGAAGCCGAGGCCCGCGAGGCCCGTCGCGGCCTGTGGTCGTGCATCGACGACACGAGTGCAGCGATGACGGACTCGCCAGCGACCACGGATTCGCCCGCGACAGAGACGGCGATGGCCGACGGCGGCGGCCCGCTCGTCGTCAGCGAGATCCACGAGGACGCCGCGGGCAACGACAACGAGAACCTGAACGACGAATACCTCGTCTTCCGCAACGTCGCCGACCGGGAACTCGACCTCTCGGGGTGGACGGTCGTCGACGCCGCGGACCACGAGTACACGTTCCCCGAGGGAACGACGCTCGCGCCGGACGCGGAGCTGACCGTACGGACTGGATCCGGGACCGACACCGACTCAACGGTGTTCTGGGGCGCAGATCGGGCGATCTGGAACAACGACGGCGACGTCGTCGTCGTCCGCGACGCGAGCGGTTCGACAGTCGTTCGTCGGTCGTACTGA
- the sugE gene encoding quaternary ammonium compound efflux SMR transporter SugE — MSWYLLVLAGLFEIGWAIGLEYSDGLSKPVPTLATVVALVISMLLLAQAVKDLPIGTAYAVWTGIGAVGTASLGIVLFDEPAGLARMGFISLIVVGIVGLHLASGGH, encoded by the coding sequence ATGTCGTGGTATCTCCTCGTCCTCGCGGGGCTTTTCGAGATCGGCTGGGCGATCGGACTCGAGTACTCCGACGGGCTCTCGAAGCCGGTCCCGACGCTCGCCACCGTCGTCGCACTCGTGATCAGTATGCTCCTCTTGGCGCAGGCCGTCAAAGACCTCCCGATCGGAACGGCGTACGCCGTCTGGACCGGGATCGGGGCCGTCGGGACCGCCTCGCTCGGAATCGTGCTCTTCGACGAGCCCGCCGGCCTCGCGCGGATGGGCTTTATCTCCCTGATCGTCGTCGGCATCGTCGGCCTTCACCTCGCGTCCGGCGGTCACTGA
- a CDS encoding METTL5 family protein produces the protein MATKSALETQLAVVAGFEDPRADLEQYPTPPELAAHVVHVADLNGDVEGRLVVDLGTGTGMLALGAALRGPARVVGIDVDRSALVTAVENRRRVGTRTPIDWVQADATRAPLCPDGPTTVLMNPPFGAQNGNEHTDRAFLETAATIADVSYSVHNGGSQEFVESFATDRGGEVTHAFRATLDLDRQFDFHTADSEEINAEVYRIEWSGGDD, from the coding sequence ATGGCGACGAAATCGGCGCTGGAGACGCAACTCGCCGTCGTCGCGGGGTTCGAGGACCCCCGGGCGGATCTCGAACAGTACCCGACGCCGCCGGAGTTGGCAGCGCACGTCGTCCACGTGGCGGATCTGAACGGCGACGTCGAGGGTCGGCTCGTCGTCGACCTCGGGACCGGGACCGGAATGCTGGCGCTGGGGGCGGCCCTTCGCGGCCCCGCCCGGGTCGTCGGCATCGACGTCGACCGCTCGGCGCTCGTGACCGCCGTGGAGAACCGCCGGCGCGTCGGCACGCGAACGCCGATCGATTGGGTCCAAGCGGATGCGACCCGCGCGCCGCTGTGTCCGGACGGCCCGACGACGGTCCTGATGAACCCGCCGTTCGGCGCGCAGAACGGGAACGAGCATACCGATCGGGCGTTCCTCGAAACCGCGGCGACGATCGCGGACGTCTCCTACTCGGTTCACAACGGCGGGTCACAGGAGTTCGTCGAATCGTTCGCGACAGATCGCGGCGGCGAGGTGACGCACGCGTTCCGGGCGACGCTCGACTTGGACCGACAGTTCGACTTTCATACGGCCGACAGCGAGGAGATCAACGCCGAGGTGTACCGGATCGAGTGGTCCGGCGGTGACGACTGA
- a CDS encoding rhomboid family intramembrane serine protease: protein MDSLPVDVLQRAAVVAALLLSFAVILSLDRTSELSARLRRRFVLGVPWGTVVSAGFVLAVYLFVQGGYQYWYSPVTIPFRAWSYYYPLGIASAAFSHGGPGHLVGNLVGTLTLAPLAEYAWGHFPRERGSQSFGSLRTNPYVRAFVVFPAVVLIVGLLTSIFALGPIIGFSGVVFAFAGVALVNYPLGTVIALAGGGALRLVYNALLSPVITATGRPGYITPWWADIAIQGHALGLLIGVLVGLAIVRARNVEDRPSAARLWLGTLLFSVEQSLWAVYWFRGGETYVLYRAVGVVLVAALALVVVFSVVARDDPLFTWEFAGSNEVVRNWQVAAGVLLLATAALAGPAVPANLFTAGSDDLPGDELTVRDYEITYAEDVENDLVAAFDVEAFGETTAVNTSGVIVRSEERGIWTTAVPKGRLAFDGQVAVRLGGVGWRETVYAQRDGWNVLGNETAYRVALGDSESGRIVYTSDPVTAAPTLADRNVTVVPTENGYFLRVDRGNNSLSAQLPAENESVTLNALTFTRNNSSVYVSYDGTDLELLAKETYE, encoded by the coding sequence ATGGATTCCCTGCCGGTCGACGTCCTTCAACGGGCCGCGGTCGTGGCGGCGCTTCTCCTCTCTTTCGCGGTGATCCTGTCTCTCGATCGAACCTCGGAACTGAGTGCACGGCTGCGACGGCGGTTCGTCCTCGGCGTTCCGTGGGGAACAGTCGTCTCCGCGGGGTTCGTGCTCGCGGTCTACCTCTTCGTACAGGGCGGATACCAGTACTGGTACTCGCCGGTGACGATCCCGTTTCGGGCGTGGTCGTACTACTACCCGCTCGGTATCGCGAGCGCGGCGTTCTCCCACGGCGGGCCGGGACACCTCGTCGGCAACCTCGTCGGGACGCTGACGCTGGCCCCGCTCGCGGAGTACGCGTGGGGGCACTTCCCACGCGAACGCGGGTCTCAGTCGTTCGGCTCGCTTCGGACGAACCCCTACGTCCGCGCGTTCGTGGTCTTCCCGGCGGTGGTGTTGATCGTGGGCCTGCTGACGTCGATCTTCGCGCTCGGGCCGATCATCGGTTTCTCGGGCGTCGTCTTCGCGTTCGCAGGCGTCGCGCTCGTCAACTACCCGCTCGGTACCGTCATCGCGCTCGCAGGCGGGGGTGCACTCCGGTTGGTGTACAACGCGCTCTTGAGCCCGGTCATCACCGCCACCGGTCGCCCCGGCTACATCACGCCGTGGTGGGCCGACATCGCGATCCAAGGACACGCGCTGGGCCTGCTTATCGGCGTTCTCGTGGGACTCGCGATCGTTCGAGCACGGAACGTAGAAGACAGGCCGAGCGCCGCACGCCTCTGGCTCGGGACGCTTCTGTTCTCAGTCGAGCAGTCTCTGTGGGCCGTCTACTGGTTTCGCGGCGGCGAGACCTACGTCCTGTACCGTGCCGTGGGAGTCGTCCTCGTCGCGGCGCTGGCGCTCGTCGTGGTCTTCAGCGTCGTCGCGCGCGACGACCCGCTGTTCACGTGGGAATTCGCAGGCAGTAACGAGGTCGTTCGCAACTGGCAGGTCGCCGCCGGCGTGCTCCTGCTTGCGACCGCGGCGCTCGCGGGGCCGGCCGTGCCCGCGAACCTCTTCACCGCCGGTTCGGATGACCTCCCGGGCGACGAACTGACCGTCCGCGACTACGAGATCACGTACGCCGAGGACGTCGAAAACGACCTCGTCGCCGCGTTCGACGTCGAGGCATTCGGCGAGACGACGGCCGTCAACACCTCCGGCGTCATCGTCCGCAGCGAAGAGCGCGGCATCTGGACGACCGCGGTTCCGAAGGGTCGACTCGCCTTCGACGGCCAAGTCGCCGTCCGCCTCGGCGGCGTGGGCTGGCGCGAGACGGTGTACGCCCAGCGAGACGGGTGGAACGTCCTCGGCAACGAGACCGCATACCGGGTCGCGCTCGGTGACAGCGAGTCGGGGCGCATCGTGTACACCTCCGATCCCGTCACCGCGGCTCCGACGCTCGCGGACCGGAACGTGACGGTCGTTCCGACCGAGAACGGCTACTTCCTTCGAGTCGACCGCGGTAACAACTCCCTCAGCGCACAGCTCCCCGCGGAAAACGAGTCGGTGACGCTCAACGCTCTCACGTTCACTCGGAACAACTCGAGCGTGTACGTCTCCTACGACGGCACTGACCTAGAGTTGCTCGCGAAAGAGACCTACGAGTAA
- a CDS encoding UPF0058 family protein, translated as MHKDELLELHEQMVIIRDNFGAREDVDESIFDKYDNLDVDPSHVHKSKSEHKHAVFVLGNALATAMSEDEFSNAGRVGKRMEELAKDAEGKL; from the coding sequence ATGCACAAAGACGAGCTATTGGAACTGCACGAACAGATGGTCATCATCAGGGACAACTTCGGCGCGCGCGAAGACGTCGACGAGAGCATCTTCGACAAGTACGACAACCTCGATGTCGACCCATCGCACGTCCACAAGTCCAAGAGCGAGCACAAACACGCCGTCTTCGTGCTCGGAAACGCGCTTGCGACCGCGATGAGCGAGGACGAGTTCTCGAACGCCGGGCGCGTCGGCAAGCGGATGGAAGAGCTCGCGAAAGACGCCGAAGGGAAGCTCTAA
- a CDS encoding ribbon-helix-helix domain-containing protein, with translation MPKVNINVPEHLEMQIAQLVDQGEFVSREEAIEELLSTGIRAFKTSGPMEGDDRFEDDGMMGHEDEYVF, from the coding sequence ATGCCCAAGGTGAACATAAACGTCCCCGAACACCTCGAGATGCAGATCGCACAACTCGTCGACCAAGGCGAGTTCGTCAGTCGGGAAGAAGCCATCGAGGAGTTGCTCTCGACGGGTATACGAGCGTTCAAGACCAGCGGCCCGATGGAGGGCGACGACCGCTTCGAAGACGACGGAATGATGGGTCACGAAGACGAGTACGTCTTCTAG
- a CDS encoding sulfite oxidase-like oxidoreductase: MDDVTDIYREYGDARLPPGQRETDDVPVLSKSGTPSWTPETWSFDVWGAVDDECTFDIDEFRALPSTTQRQDFHCVTGWSTFDCEFTGVSFPTIAARAGLSDDAVHVMFHALDGYTTDLPLSECLRDEVLFAYELDGEPLPEPHGGPLRVVTPHKYAYKGAKWVDGVEFLTETERGYWERRGYSASANPWEEERYG; this comes from the coding sequence GTGGACGACGTAACCGACATCTACCGGGAGTACGGCGACGCGCGACTGCCGCCCGGACAGCGCGAGACCGACGACGTTCCGGTCCTCTCGAAGAGCGGAACGCCGTCGTGGACGCCCGAGACGTGGTCGTTCGACGTCTGGGGGGCCGTCGACGACGAGTGCACGTTCGATATTGACGAGTTCCGAGCGCTCCCGTCGACGACGCAGCGACAGGACTTTCACTGTGTCACGGGCTGGAGCACGTTCGACTGCGAGTTCACGGGCGTCTCGTTCCCGACGATCGCAGCGCGCGCGGGCCTCTCAGACGACGCGGTTCACGTGATGTTTCACGCGCTCGACGGGTACACGACCGACCTACCGCTCTCGGAGTGCCTCCGTGACGAGGTCCTGTTCGCGTACGAACTGGACGGTGAGCCTCTTCCGGAACCGCACGGCGGGCCGCTGCGCGTCGTGACGCCGCACAAGTACGCCTACAAGGGCGCGAAGTGGGTCGACGGCGTCGAGTTCCTGACCGAGACCGAGCGCGGATACTGGGAGCGACGGGGGTACTCGGCGTCGGCCAACCCGTGGGAAGAGGAGCGCTACGGGTGA
- a CDS encoding isochorismate synthase, protein MESLRADTAETDLVSRSVPIAVPSFRAVLRGADAPRTVWSAPGEATVVGSGTAATLTADGADRFTSIREAAESIFASGNVHAGTEAARPRLFGGFAFHAGGASGSPWEDFPGARFVLPRVQVTWTDDDAWLTVNAIDPDGDAVAVEDRLDAERERVESLPTDEPTVGPPGVSTRRRTTALRDWRTGVDAAVSRIRSGELQKVVLAQALDVDLAGELSLPDVLSRLGRTYPECYRFLVEPEPAASRPQPSFFGATPERLVSLRGRTVETDALAGTTGRGETPAEDEWLAQELARDEKNAHEHELVAETIEAQLSPFAGTVSAGPRRIKRLATVQHLWTPITATLDRDEHVLSLVEALHPTPAVGGLPPEKALETIRETEPFDRGWYAAPVGWIDAAGYGTFAVALRSAVARGDAATLFAGVGIVADSDPDREWDEVQLKYRPILDELERDEG, encoded by the coding sequence ATGGAATCGCTGCGGGCCGACACGGCCGAAACCGATCTCGTCAGCCGATCGGTCCCTATCGCGGTGCCGTCGTTTCGCGCGGTCCTCCGCGGAGCCGACGCGCCGCGGACTGTCTGGAGCGCACCCGGAGAAGCCACCGTCGTCGGGAGCGGCACGGCGGCGACGCTGACCGCTGATGGCGCGGATCGGTTCACCTCGATTCGAGAGGCCGCGGAGTCGATTTTCGCCTCCGGTAACGTCCACGCGGGGACCGAGGCCGCCCGTCCCCGGCTGTTTGGTGGGTTCGCGTTTCACGCGGGCGGCGCTTCGGGGTCGCCGTGGGAGGACTTCCCCGGCGCTCGGTTCGTGCTCCCGCGCGTGCAGGTCACGTGGACCGACGACGACGCGTGGTTGACGGTCAACGCTATTGATCCCGATGGGGATGCAGTAGCCGTCGAAGACCGGCTCGACGCCGAGCGCGAGCGTGTCGAATCGCTCCCGACCGACGAACCGACTGTCGGGCCGCCGGGCGTCAGTACTCGGCGGCGAACCACCGCGCTCCGAGACTGGCGAACCGGTGTCGACGCCGCGGTCTCGCGGATACGCTCTGGGGAGCTGCAGAAAGTCGTGCTCGCGCAGGCGCTCGACGTCGATCTCGCGGGCGAGCTCTCCCTGCCCGACGTTCTCTCGCGGTTGGGGCGGACGTATCCGGAGTGTTATCGCTTCCTCGTCGAGCCCGAACCGGCGGCGTCGCGGCCGCAGCCGTCCTTTTTCGGCGCGACGCCGGAACGGCTCGTCTCGCTCCGCGGTCGAACCGTCGAGACCGACGCGCTCGCGGGGACGACCGGTCGCGGGGAGACCCCGGCGGAAGACGAGTGGCTGGCCCAAGAGCTCGCACGCGACGAGAAGAACGCCCACGAGCACGAACTCGTGGCCGAAACGATCGAAGCCCAGCTCTCGCCGTTCGCCGGGACCGTCAGTGCCGGTCCCCGGCGAATCAAGCGACTCGCGACGGTCCAGCACCTCTGGACGCCGATCACGGCCACCCTCGACCGCGACGAACACGTGCTCTCGCTGGTCGAGGCGCTCCACCCGACGCCCGCGGTCGGCGGCCTGCCGCCCGAGAAAGCGTTGGAGACGATCCGCGAGACGGAGCCGTTCGACCGCGGCTGGTACGCCGCGCCCGTTGGCTGGATCGACGCCGCGGGCTACGGCACGTTCGCGGTCGCGCTCCGCTCGGCGGTCGCCCGCGGCGACGCCGCCACGCTGTTCGCGGGCGTCGGTATCGTCGCCGACTCGGATCCCGACCGCGAGTGGGACGAGGTACAGCTGAAGTACCGACCGATCCTCGACGAACTCGAACGGGACGAGGGATGA